One Syngnathoides biaculeatus isolate LvHL_M chromosome 4, ASM1980259v1, whole genome shotgun sequence DNA window includes the following coding sequences:
- the cfap73 gene encoding coiled-coil domain-containing protein 42 like-2 — protein MSDGEGSVVGAMWYRDRTDTLVEIFKDRREQERLAAELEQRVQKLESLRRWEDELLREAKKVEELLSNVNRSPKEQDPNVEKAEEERKEAGEKELEKKTLEEEHAQLQHRKRELVRRISEDATYCDFMRQVLKITQFEDDASLAGHLESLLGIRERLCEKQRSAEEQVDRRRKELLSFRGRRRAVLLQRGDRLSRLHRSLDAARLEVERWEQKWKHIQDEAAQETLPLGLIKMATLNLYELTGGDAGGEGGVPLSDTRAQLDKIKMFMEDHKDIARQLPSRSDRNPKPC, from the exons ATGTCCGACGGTGAAGGCTCCGTGGTGGGCGCGATGTGGTACCGAGACAGGACCGACACTCTGGTCGAGATCTTCAAGGACCGACGGGAGCAGGAACGTCTCGCGGCCGAGCTGGAGCAGCGCGTCCAG AAGTTGGAGAGTTTGCGGCGGTGGGAAGACGAGCTGCTCAGGGAGGCGAAGAAGGTCGAGGAATTACTCTCCAACGTCAATCGTTCTCCAAAG GAACAAGATCCCAACGTTGAAAAGgcagaggaggagaggaaagagGCCGGGGAGAAAGAGCTCGAGAAGAAGACGCTGGAGGAAGAGCACGCTCAGCTGCAGCACAGGAAACGGGAGCTCGTGCGTCGCATTAGCGAGGACGCCACGTATTGCGACTTCATGCGGCAGGTGTTAAAAATAACACAG TTTGAAGATGACGCGTCTCTGGCAGGCCACCTGGAGAGTCTCCTCGGCATCAGGGAGCGACTCTGCGAGAAGCAGAGGTCGGCGGAGGAGCAGGTGGACCGGCGGAGGAAAGAACTGCTGAGCTTCCGCGGCCGGCGCCGCGCCGTCCTTCTGCAGCGCGGCGACCGGCTGTCGCGGCTGCACCGCAGTTTGGACGCGGCACGGCTTGAAGTGGAGCGCTGG GAGCAAAAGTGGAAACACATTCAGGACGAAGCGGCGCAGGAAACGCTCCCGCTGGGACTGATCAAGATGGCAACGCTGAACCTCTACGAGTTGACGGGCGGTGACGCCGGGGGCGAGGGAGGCGTCCCTCTGAGTGACACCCGCGCGCAACTGGACAAG atCAAGATGTTCATGGAGGACCACAAAGACATCGCAAGGCAACTCCCGAGTCGCTCGGACAGAAATCCAAAGCCGTGTTGA
- the iqcd gene encoding dynein regulatory complex protein 10 yields the protein MSEVPLTETDSSQVLSPSLQQDDDWEAALIHEVPQQRLLSAEAQTISNILENCIGQIEIAASLPALRQLIFPCADVQEEFTGTLGVYQMLTERLETSNDLQEVRGGPAGEESARRKRKAQLQRDFKYSVRDLLRFFRTHPDAILGLKQEVGMEVGETEYTLVVGLKKFHVHMIERLQTSPEEEILLALETVSPDTELIVKLEETAAAIIQKDVEISQKKDDIETLERLLKENQIEVVDWQLLADEQCQTLIKESQVKQAGVQQEIDRLNIRIHTSILKFREGEKTLQEINENVEMEIEYLLQKFDDEIEEHQADLELCQKDVEREEGERIRLEKPYADLEKEYNHIMEKRRLAEEKRVSELKLKVALYCQSWWRGYCTRKMLASNPITPGKGGKKKGKGKGKGKKKK from the exons ATGTCCGAAGTTCCGCTGACCGAGACGGACAGCAGTCAGGTCCTGTCCCCGAGTCTGCAGCAAGACGACGACTGGGAGGCCGCTCTGATCCACGAGGTGCCGCAGCAGAGGCTCCTCTCTGCCGAGGCCCAGACCATCTCCAACATACTGGAGAACTGCATCGGCCAAATCGAGATCGCGGCATCCCTGCCCGCCCTCCGCCAATTAATCTTCCCGTGTGCTGACGTGCAAGAGGAGTTCACGGGGACTCTCGGGGTGTATCAGATGTTAACCGAGAGGCTGGAAACGTCAAATGACCTCCAGGAGGTGCGAGGTGGACCGGCTGGGGAAGAAAGCGCCAGAAGGAAAAGGAAGGCCCAGCTCCAGAGAGACTTTAAATACTCCGTCAGGGATCTGCTCAGGTTTTTCCGGACCCACCCTGATGCAATTTTGGGTTTAAAACAAGAGGTTGGCATGGAGGTTGGAGAGACCGAGTACACGCTCGTCGTAGGCCTGAAGAAATTCCATGTACACATGATTGAGAGGTTGCAGACCAGCCCGGAAGAGGAAATACTGTTAGCCCTCGAGACTGTGTCGCCCGACACCGAGCTAATTGTCAAACTGGAAGAAACAGCTGCAGCTATCATACAAAAAGATGTAGAG ATTTCCCAGAAAAAAGACGACATCGAAACCTTGGAGCGTCTTCTGAAAGAGAACCAGATCGAAGTCGTGGACTGGCAGCTCCTCGCCGACGAACAGTGCCAGACCCTCATCAAGGAGTCGCAGGTGAAGCAGGCCGGCGTCCAGCAGGAGATAGACCGGCTCAACATCCGCATCCACACGTCCATACTTAAGTTCAGAGAAGGCGAGAAAACGCTCCAAGAG ATCAACGAAAATGTGGAGATGGAAATAGAATACTTGCTCCAAAAGTTTGATGATGAAATAGAAGAGCACCAG GCTGATTTGGAGTTATGCCAGAAGGATGTTGAAAGGGAGGAAGGGGAACGCATAAGACTGGAGAAGCCTTACGCCGACCTGGAGAAAGAGTACAACCACATCATGGAGAAGCGGCGGCTCGCGGAAGAGAAGCGGGTTTCGGAATTGAAGCTTAAGGTTGCTCTTTACTGTCAGTCGTGGTGGAGGGGCTACTGTACTCGCAAGATGTTGGCCAGCAACCCCATCACACCGGGTAAGGGAGGCAAAAAGAAGGGCAAGGGCAAAGGCAAaggcaagaagaagaaatag